A genomic region of Chthoniobacterales bacterium contains the following coding sequences:
- a CDS encoding outer membrane lipoprotein-sorting protein, translating into MKLPFLAVICLVSLISSVVCAEEPESLTAPELAAKLASAVQDGNSAARARFSVQPSRGGEATVLQVQIKSHRDAEGSAVAYEVQWPAGRKGERFVISQRGTGPAKGASYIPPDRRESITSGQLLGSLLGTDLAFADAVENFFLWKNQTFCGREQIGGTDCVILESKPGAGDSSPYGKVRSWIDPRRMVALRVEKSDKSGRILRRIDSSQIVKDDVGRYVPATMTVRRASGESVTEIDGSNLRHDVRFAPADFEIP; encoded by the coding sequence ATGAAGCTTCCTTTCCTCGCCGTCATTTGCCTGGTGTCTTTGATTTCATCGGTTGTTTGTGCGGAGGAACCGGAATCTCTCACCGCACCGGAACTCGCCGCGAAGCTGGCCTCCGCCGTTCAGGACGGGAACTCTGCGGCCCGCGCCCGCTTCTCAGTCCAACCGTCGCGCGGCGGGGAGGCGACGGTGCTCCAAGTGCAGATCAAATCGCACCGTGATGCCGAGGGGTCCGCGGTAGCCTACGAGGTGCAGTGGCCGGCCGGGCGCAAAGGCGAGCGTTTTGTCATCAGTCAAAGGGGCACGGGTCCGGCCAAGGGCGCTAGCTATATCCCGCCGGATCGTCGCGAAAGCATCACGTCCGGTCAGCTCTTGGGTTCGCTTCTCGGCACGGATCTCGCCTTCGCCGACGCGGTGGAAAACTTTTTTCTCTGGAAGAACCAGACGTTCTGCGGGCGCGAACAAATCGGGGGCACCGACTGCGTGATCCTTGAATCCAAGCCCGGCGCCGGTGACTCGAGTCCTTACGGCAAGGTCAGAAGCTGGATCGATCCGCGTCGGATGGTGGCGCTTCGTGTGGAAAAATCGGACAAATCGGGCCGAATCCTGAGGCGTATCGACTCGAGCCAGATCGTGAAAGACGACGTCGGCCGTTATGTTCCCGCGACCATGACCGTGCGGCGCGCGTCGGGTGAATCGGTGACGGAGATCGACGGTTCGAATCTAAGGCATGACGTCCGTTTCGCGCCTGCGGACTTTGAGATTCCTTAA
- a CDS encoding ABC transporter permease, producing MSFLHVIFRGLWRRPVRTGLTVLGIAVGIGAVVALVGMASGYEKSVVDQLEVVGIDIIVSNMQGGIMPKAFDQSVAGRIRKMSGVADANCTLMQMLSVEDAPMMVVSGREWGGFTWNQFRLVGGRLPGDATERSVVLGTLAAEVLRKKPGDKIQIENGEFEIAGIVDGRSVVENGAIVMSLPLFQEVSGYEGRVNFVNVRTVPDLGPDDTAALCSAIEKENPGLRAVRARDVVGTSQGFRVARAMSWSTSLLAVAVGILGVMNTMLMSVFERKHEIGILLALGWRRSRIMSLILCESAAMGFLGGVVGVLLGALTVTLLVQFPGVRGLLEPDLGWALAIRAVLIAVAVGILSGLYPAWRSSRLSPSIALQG from the coding sequence ATGAGTTTTCTGCACGTCATTTTTCGCGGTCTCTGGCGCCGTCCCGTGCGAACCGGTCTAACCGTGCTGGGTATCGCTGTCGGTATCGGGGCGGTGGTGGCTCTCGTCGGCATGGCTTCGGGTTACGAGAAAAGTGTCGTCGATCAACTCGAGGTTGTCGGGATCGACATCATCGTCAGCAACATGCAGGGCGGGATCATGCCCAAAGCGTTCGACCAATCCGTTGCCGGCCGGATCCGCAAAATGTCCGGGGTTGCCGATGCGAACTGCACGCTCATGCAGATGCTCAGCGTCGAGGACGCCCCGATGATGGTGGTTTCCGGACGTGAGTGGGGCGGGTTCACATGGAACCAGTTCCGTCTCGTCGGGGGACGGCTTCCCGGTGATGCCACGGAGAGGTCTGTCGTTCTCGGCACGCTGGCCGCCGAGGTGCTCCGCAAAAAGCCCGGCGACAAGATTCAGATCGAGAACGGCGAGTTCGAAATTGCCGGGATCGTCGATGGCCGATCCGTCGTGGAAAACGGCGCGATTGTCATGTCCCTGCCGTTGTTCCAGGAGGTCTCGGGCTACGAAGGGCGCGTCAATTTCGTGAATGTCCGGACGGTTCCGGATCTCGGCCCCGATGACACTGCGGCCCTTTGCTCCGCAATCGAGAAGGAAAATCCCGGTCTCCGGGCGGTCCGCGCCCGCGACGTGGTTGGAACAAGCCAGGGCTTCCGCGTGGCACGCGCCATGAGTTGGAGCACGTCTCTGCTCGCCGTGGCCGTGGGGATTCTCGGCGTGATGAACACGATGCTGATGAGCGTGTTCGAGCGCAAACACGAGATCGGTATTCTCTTGGCCCTCGGGTGGCGGCGCTCCCGCATCATGTCGCTGATTCTCTGCGAATCGGCTGCCATGGGGTTCCTCGGCGGCGTCGTTGGCGTCTTGCTCGGTGCGCTCACTGTCACGCTGCTGGTCCAGTTTCCGGGCGTGCGCGGTCTGCTGGAGCCGGATCTCGGGTGGGCGCTGGCCATCCGCGCGGTTCTTATCGCGGTCGCGGTTGGGATCTTGAGTGGACTCTATCCGGCCTGGAGAAGCTCGCGCCTTTCGCCCAGCATCGCGCTTCAGGGTTGA
- a CDS encoding ABC transporter ATP-binding protein has translation MPATDSNGVLFEAAGLAKEYDDGRVPALQGLDFSIRDGEFVSIVGPSGCGKTTLLNILGLLDAPSGGVLRYRGRSLQELQDPAAYRAREIGFIFQSFHLLPTFTIEENVQIPTFGLTIPRCERRKRAAELLESVGLGHRMDHLPVKLSGGERQRAAIARSLVNRPSILLADEPTGNLDSKNSAHIMELLIRLQQEHRATLVLVTHDLEIASHAQRVLRMKDGRIVSDASGTP, from the coding sequence ATGCCCGCGACTGATTCCAACGGCGTCCTCTTCGAGGCGGCGGGTCTGGCCAAGGAGTATGACGACGGCCGGGTGCCCGCCTTGCAGGGTTTGGATTTCAGCATTCGTGATGGGGAGTTTGTTTCGATCGTCGGGCCCAGCGGGTGCGGGAAGACCACGCTCCTGAACATTCTCGGCCTTCTTGATGCACCGAGCGGCGGCGTCCTGCGCTACCGCGGACGTTCGCTCCAGGAGTTGCAGGATCCGGCGGCCTACCGAGCCCGCGAGATAGGCTTCATTTTCCAGTCGTTCCACCTCCTTCCGACATTCACCATCGAGGAAAATGTGCAGATTCCGACATTTGGGCTGACCATCCCGCGGTGCGAGCGCAGAAAGCGCGCTGCCGAGTTGCTTGAATCCGTGGGCCTCGGTCATCGAATGGATCATTTGCCGGTCAAGTTATCCGGGGGGGAACGCCAGCGCGCAGCCATCGCGCGCAGCTTGGTCAACCGGCCCTCCATTCTCCTCGCAGACGAGCCGACCGGTAACCTCGACAGCAAAAACTCGGCACACATCATGGAACTTCTTATCCGCTTGCAGCAGGAGCATCGCGCCACCCTCGTTCTCGTGACCCACGATCTGGAGATTGCGAGCCACGCGCAGCGCGTATTGCGCATGAAGGACGGACGCATTGTTTCCGACGCGAGCGGGACGCCATGA
- a CDS encoding fatty acid desaturase: MSRQTETGGWEPWANRASFTIVSAAYYLTAAAMIVCLYYRWWLPLVPLVLLSSHLMHAMLLAFHEAAHGILRKNRVWNEFDGLLVAACSLSSLTLYRVLHQQHHVNVATVKDVELWPFVDPKQPLWWRRLAAFLELNFGFFYTPWLFWRFFFVPNSPITNRRARRRIWLEFWLMVVFWTAVLWFVARFDAWIWFLVLYFIPAFIAGNMQSWRKYIEHVGLCGNTGRSATRSILNLDWKGKFVSVSLLHQPLHGVHHVKGSLPYHELPNNTHLIVPTDEGDTVPFPNYRAAFADLFKCLADPRVGSQWNVSPAA; encoded by the coding sequence ATGAGCCGACAAACTGAAACAGGTGGGTGGGAGCCCTGGGCCAACCGTGCGTCGTTCACCATTGTCTCCGCGGCCTATTACCTTACGGCCGCCGCGATGATCGTCTGTCTTTATTACCGCTGGTGGCTGCCGCTTGTGCCCCTTGTGCTTCTTTCCAGCCACCTGATGCATGCGATGCTGCTCGCTTTCCACGAGGCGGCTCACGGGATCCTGCGGAAGAACAGGGTTTGGAACGAGTTCGACGGTCTTTTGGTAGCTGCTTGCAGTCTCAGTTCGCTCACCCTCTACCGCGTGCTGCACCAGCAGCACCATGTCAACGTCGCCACGGTGAAGGATGTGGAGCTTTGGCCGTTTGTGGATCCGAAGCAGCCGCTCTGGTGGCGGCGCCTCGCCGCCTTTCTCGAGCTTAACTTCGGCTTCTTTTACACGCCGTGGTTGTTCTGGCGTTTTTTCTTCGTCCCCAACTCGCCGATCACGAACCGTCGGGCGCGCCGCCGCATCTGGCTCGAGTTCTGGCTCATGGTTGTGTTCTGGACCGCTGTCTTGTGGTTCGTCGCGCGGTTTGACGCGTGGATCTGGTTCCTCGTGCTTTATTTCATACCGGCTTTCATAGCCGGCAACATGCAGAGCTGGCGCAAATACATCGAGCACGTCGGGTTGTGCGGCAACACGGGGCGGAGCGCGACGCGCAGCATCCTCAACTTGGACTGGAAAGGCAAATTCGTCTCCGTGAGCCTTCTTCACCAGCCTCTGCACGGCGTGCATCATGTGAAGGGTTCGCTGCCTTACCACGAGTTGCCGAACAACACGCATTTGATCGTTCCGACGGACGAAGGCGACACCGTCCCTTTTCCCAACTATCGCGCGGCCTTCGCCGATCTTTTCAAGTGCCTCGCCGATCCGCGTGTGGGCAGCCAGTGGAACGTTTCCCCGGCCGCCTGA
- a CDS encoding condensation domain protein gives MQKDLKSKLQDLVASGQVRLVPMTFPQRELWETSPVAPGDPSNHIRSFIDLTGPLTFDMCREALCMVVARQEVMRTSFLPGKDRPLQMIRAQAEPAIEYREIDDPSAGDEEIIASMEEGFRRPFDLLRGPLYRLQMVRRGPDHNALGLTIHHAIADGWSVTSFVEDLYTACISLWRASGKDMSRLSGMRDSLPPLPVTYSAWGAGERARWQPGEISGHADYWRSRLGGSRPLFDVAGAVSDQLEKWDTSLPADLAEPARATARREGVTLFSTLLAAFRLALHRWKGANDVVVGAPVAGRAKTSLRETMGYFSANVPLRSIIDSGAPFNRTLKNLHNQVVEDFARAMPFVELAAAVENDAPRARHSVYDVRFGVHNHPFPGIEIPGMSSSLRSLSSGTSRFDIGCDLTEDGKRIILTWLRRPSAATRSDMEELDRLFRAVLSEVCR, from the coding sequence ATGCAGAAAGACCTCAAGTCGAAGTTGCAGGATTTGGTGGCGAGCGGTCAGGTGCGGCTTGTGCCGATGACGTTCCCCCAGCGCGAGTTATGGGAGACTTCACCGGTCGCGCCCGGGGACCCGTCGAACCACATCCGTTCGTTCATCGACCTCACCGGTCCGCTCACTTTCGACATGTGCCGCGAGGCCTTGTGCATGGTGGTTGCGAGGCAGGAGGTCATGCGGACGTCTTTTCTTCCCGGCAAGGACCGCCCTTTGCAAATGATCCGCGCGCAGGCGGAGCCGGCGATCGAATATCGCGAAATCGACGACCCGTCCGCCGGCGACGAGGAAATCATCGCTTCGATGGAGGAAGGGTTTCGCCGTCCCTTCGATCTTCTGCGTGGTCCGCTTTACCGTCTGCAAATGGTGCGGCGCGGTCCCGATCACAACGCGCTGGGTCTCACGATCCACCATGCCATCGCCGACGGCTGGTCGGTGACGAGTTTCGTTGAGGACCTCTACACCGCTTGCATCAGTCTCTGGCGCGCCTCCGGCAAAGATATGTCGCGCCTCAGCGGCATGCGTGATTCGCTGCCGCCTTTGCCGGTGACTTATTCCGCGTGGGGTGCAGGCGAACGCGCCCGCTGGCAGCCCGGCGAAATTTCCGGGCATGCGGACTATTGGCGTTCGCGGTTGGGCGGCAGCCGTCCCTTGTTCGACGTCGCCGGCGCGGTATCCGATCAATTGGAGAAGTGGGACACCAGCCTTCCGGCTGACCTGGCGGAGCCGGCGCGCGCGACCGCCCGTCGCGAAGGGGTGACGCTTTTCAGCACGCTTCTCGCCGCATTCCGTCTGGCCTTGCACCGATGGAAAGGCGCGAACGATGTGGTGGTCGGTGCCCCCGTTGCCGGACGCGCAAAGACTTCGCTTCGCGAGACCATGGGATATTTTTCGGCGAATGTTCCCCTGCGAAGCATCATCGACTCCGGTGCACCCTTCAACCGGACCCTGAAGAATCTTCACAACCAAGTCGTCGAGGATTTTGCGCGGGCCATGCCGTTCGTCGAGTTGGCCGCGGCAGTGGAGAATGACGCGCCGCGGGCCCGTCATTCGGTCTATGACGTGCGCTTCGGCGTGCACAACCACCCGTTCCCGGGTATCGAGATACCCGGAATGAGTTCCAGCCTGCGCAGCCTTTCGAGCGGCACGTCGCGTTTTGACATCGGGTGCGATCTGACGGAGGATGGCAAACGGATCATCCTTACCTGGCTGAGGCGACCATCAGCCGCCACCCGTTCGGATATGGAGGAATTGGACCGTCTGTTCCGTGCGGTGCTGTCGGAAGTCTGCCGCTGA